A window of Brachybacterium fresconis contains these coding sequences:
- a CDS encoding serine hydrolase domain-containing protein: MSTPTAPAAQLLSRAVADGIVPGGVIAHGHDPQPVAAGAMSVGGPPMPADAIFRIQSMTKLVTTIAALRLVEQDVLALDSPVAAWLPELAAPRVLTHPEAPLSDTEPLRSPITLRHLLTNTCGYGMILQDTPLAREMTVRGVEAGPLPPPLGADDWIAALASLPLVGRPGEVWRYHHSFGLLGILLSRISGATAGEHLAETLLDPLGMADTGYFVPREKADRLPAFYQVDGEQLVEAEPLGGGFHIGEPPYDVSHGELLSTAGDYLRLLRALRDGELLGPEHLRMLRTDQVQPVAKQPEAFFLGFWEQTSWGFGLAVVTGGPHRGRCSWSGGAGTDFFLDPDGTLGLLLTQVEMGGRITPLLEAYGELSAPAEGLARR; encoded by the coding sequence ATGTCGACCCCGACGGCCCCCGCCGCCCAGCTGCTGTCCCGCGCCGTCGCCGACGGCATCGTCCCGGGCGGGGTGATCGCCCACGGCCACGATCCGCAGCCCGTCGCCGCCGGGGCGATGTCCGTCGGCGGCCCGCCGATGCCTGCCGACGCGATCTTCCGCATCCAGTCGATGACCAAGCTGGTCACCACGATCGCCGCGCTGCGTCTGGTCGAGCAGGACGTGCTCGCCCTCGACTCCCCCGTGGCGGCCTGGCTGCCGGAGCTGGCCGCCCCGCGCGTGCTCACCCACCCCGAGGCGCCGCTTTCGGACACCGAGCCGCTGCGCTCCCCGATCACGCTGCGCCACCTGCTGACCAACACCTGCGGCTACGGCATGATCCTGCAGGACACCCCGCTGGCCCGGGAGATGACGGTCCGCGGAGTCGAGGCCGGCCCGCTGCCGCCCCCGCTCGGGGCCGACGACTGGATCGCCGCGCTGGCCTCCCTCCCCCTGGTCGGTCGGCCCGGCGAGGTGTGGCGCTACCACCATTCCTTCGGCCTGCTGGGGATCCTGCTGTCGAGGATCAGCGGCGCCACGGCCGGCGAACATCTCGCCGAGACCCTGCTGGACCCGCTGGGCATGGCCGATACCGGCTACTTCGTGCCTCGCGAGAAGGCGGACCGCCTCCCCGCCTTCTACCAGGTCGACGGCGAGCAGCTGGTCGAGGCCGAACCGCTCGGCGGCGGCTTCCACATCGGCGAGCCGCCCTACGACGTGAGCCACGGCGAGCTGCTCTCCACCGCCGGGGACTACCTGCGGCTGCTGCGGGCGCTGCGCGACGGGGAGCTGCTCGGCCCGGAGCACCTCCGCATGCTGCGCACGGACCAGGTGCAGCCGGTGGCGAAGCAGCCCGAGGCCTTCTTCCTCGGCTTCTGGGAGCAGACCTCCTGGGGGTTCGGGCTGGCCGTGGTCACCGGAGGGCCGCACCGCGGCCGCTGCAGCTGGTCCGGCGGGGCGGGCACGGATTTCTTCCTCGACCCCGACGGCACCCTCGGGCTGCTGCTGACGCAGGTGGAGATGGGCGGGCGCATCACACCGCTGCTGGAGGCGTACGGGGAGCTCTCGGCGCCGGCCGAGGGCCTCGCGCGGCGCTGA